gagaggttttcagccacaggctggttcgcctctaccctttattgttattttttgccatttttgtcgttttgtcattttgtcatgtttttagttttacctttttgttttctttttttgttattttatttttttttctcttttttgtcttttttgtaatttttggaattttgtgttttcgtcttttctgtcagttttgtttttttttatcattttagtaaTATTCTTAGAAATTTTGCGTTTTTGAAATATCTTTCATTTTGGTTTGAGTATTTGTCATTTCGTTAATTTTCGTTATCGATGTCAATTTTACTTTctagtttttcgaaattttttttatcaatttttgaatcagtccagtgaaaataaatataaatagaccatccttatgaaaatttatgattgaggACATTGAAACGAATTTAGCAATCAACTCTGAAAATTTCGATTACAGTTAACAATCTTCGACTACCCAAAAAAGGttatagaaaaacaatttttgacattttttatcgAAAGAACACCAAATTTAAACACTATATTTTTCCCCACTTTCTTCTACTAGGTCAGTGAAAACGCTTGATTTGTTtggttcaatgttttttttagtattatTGCATTTCTATCATATGAATACTGTTAACATTTATCATCACAAGAGTTCACCGTACTGTCATTTCTTAAACGAAAATGACTCGTTCAACGGTATTTGAAGGTTCGACTGGTGAGAATATGAGTTCCTGCACGAGGGTTCCATTCGTTTCCGTAAGTTTTTTTCCGCGGAAATTTGACCGTTCCGTTTTCAGTATCATTTAGTGGACTCCGATTGGGTGACCACCGGCTCCCTGGGTGAAGGATTGAGCTCCGGCATTGGCAGCACTTCCGGACAGACCACCACCATGTCCTCCAGCAGTGAATGATTGAGTCCCAGCAGTGGCAGCCGAGCCACTCTGTCCTCCGAATCCTCCAAATCCACCTCCCTGGGTGAAGGATTGGGCACCGGCGCTAGCAGAAGATCCGGAAAGACCACCTCCGAATCCTGGGAAACCACCTCCCTGGGTGAACGACTGGGAACCGGCATTAGCAGCGCTGCCAGACAGACCGCCTCCATGACCACCCTGGGTGAAGGATTGAGTTCCAGCATTGGCAGCTGATCCAGAAAGTCCGCCGAATCCTCCGAATCCTCCCTGAGTGAATGATTGAGAACCGGCATTAGCAGCCGATCCGGACAGTCCACCTCCGAATCCTGGGAAACCTCCTCCAGCGTTGAAGGATTGGGCTCCAGCATTAGCAGCACTGCCCGATCCTCCGATGGCACCTACATTACGAACCACACGAATCAGAGGAGCTTCTTCCAGCACCAGTActgtaataattaaaaatcgatTATTCTCTGATCGGTTTCCAAGGTCTcacatttttctcaaattacCGTAAGGGGCACAGTTGGCCAGAGCCAGAACCGAGGCCAAAGCAGCGACGCAAACGAAGGACTTCATCCTGTACTGTGATGATACTGTGGGATTCCTTTCGTACCCTAAGAACTTTTGCTTAACAATGATACCGAACTAGAACCGGGTACGCGTATTTATACATCAGTTAAATTTCGTATGACTGCTTTCCgcaacgtcgtcgtcgttgtcgtcggcGTTGTTGTAGATGGCGTCGCCATCGATGCCATCAGTAGAGCAGCACCGGCCGGCTATGCTGCTCGTATCACTCATGTTCACCTCCTTCACCAACACCCACCATCACAGTCAATAATAAGCTGGCCTCCGTCCATCCAAATAACCATCCCAATTCTTCACCGGTTTCTTGCCTTTCGGTCGTGCAACTCTTCGTTTCGTTTGCGAAAAATAAATCGGAAGATGATTCCACCACAATCTCGCGGTGATCCTAGATGtggttcccaaaaaaaaaacaacggcaATTTTGGTACACCAGAATTTGAATTGAACTTTTTAGAAACCTCAAGTATGATTTACAGGTGATTTACAGGCGGtcgtcaacttttttttcgttgcaaAGAAATGTATAAAATGGAATAGAtggatagacccgttttaatgcgtccagatttaagatgaactcatgattcaaaatttgccgagatactccggcccacaatccattgtatatcagctTTCCGATCGTTTGATGACCTGTCCAATCCACCCACTAATCCCCAATAATGATTTAAGCTATTTAATGTTTATtcattaagaaaatcaaaattttcaaagtacgTAGAAAATACATAGCTTCGTGACAGCTGTGTTTCAGGTATCCTTCGAATATCAGAAAACTAtatcaatttaatttgaatatcaCCATATCGCCATTTCTTCACTCTTTCTTCAAATAATTTCCAGCGCGAACATTTTTTTACGATCACTTTCTCGACAGTCTGCATAGTCAAAACAAGCTGCGAAAAGCTTCGGGTCTGATGGAAAATGTACACAAAAACAGCCCAAAAAACACTACCACGTTGCGGGGAACTTTGGCtgatgaaatttcatttttataaaagttttccgTTTCACATTCTTCTATGAAGATTGGCACACCGTTTCAATATTCttcgtttaaaaaaactgtaaaatccaAATCATACTCCTTCCGGAAAGGCGGCGAATTCACtccagaaataaaaacaaaacgttCAAGAGAACTGACcgatttctaattttctactGGAATCTACTATTACACACTGACGTTCATCTtttcctgataaaaaaaaaactttcaaaaactcgATGATTTGTTTCgatcaataaattttctcttCACAAAAACACGCAAACGAAAATATCcaaagaggaaaaaataaacGCGACCACACTCGGCCAAGGCCTACTTAcgaaactttttctttaaaaattgtttaaatatacaaacaactagctgacctggtaaacttcgttttaacctgaattaaaaaaaaaatcggtatcaatgtttgtttattttcatctacAATTTCTTAACTTTTTCGTTACGCAACTTCGATGTAAGCAAGTACAATAGTAGATTcgtatttaaattgatttttgcatgaGATGCATTATTCAAAATCATCAGGTTATATCAAAATCTGTGGTTGATTTTACCAGAAAGTTCCTTTTTTCATAAAGAGAGGAGCCAACAGTCaaataattgatttgtttttgtcaaaacttcCTTTCATTCAATTTTGACGAACATTACTTATTTTCTATGGAAAGCCCCGTTTGAAGAAGGGAGAAGCATTTCAGtaccaaaaaaatctattttgtcgaatttgatgaaatttatttgaaatttgctttcGTTTTGTCGTATTTTGAATTGATGTAGTATTTATAGGAAAAGTCATCTATTAAAGTAAATCATCGTTGCTCTTCAAATCATACttgtttcaaaaatgttatgaacattacatgaatatttttcaagtattaTTGCGCAAATTGCGCCTATATCTTTAGCTTCCTGTGCAAATAACTTCCACACAGTGAAATTTTCGCACTGAAGTCCCATAGACAATCGAtgacagtttttcaaatcagccgttaCTCGCTTCcgatttttgaaatacatttCTAAACGGCATAATCGTTGTTATTTTTAACGAAAGTTATCATGAAATGCGAACCCAGGTGTTTAATAATGAAAGTTTACCGACTGTACATAAGAGTGTGacgttttgaaactttttacgGATTTCAAAAACCCAGTAGCATATAAAGTTTCCTTTTGGTTAAAACTAACAACAgacgatttttaaaatgagatttagGTATCCgggttattatttgaaattgtgtatggaaaaacgcaaaaattgggttttctttaatattttgttctcagagcaagttcactggtgttgggaaaaagtggaagaaatttttacattttgaaaattttaccatgcaaaaatgttttcaagatcttggggcgttgtatttttttgcaacactgtttctatttcagccgtatgtgatagaaatattgctatttttgcatcacagcatgcgaaaatacaacacgtgttgtaaaaagactagaaggccacagatcttgaatatgtttttgcatggcgaaattttcaaaatgtgccgtttgtgtcaaaatttctaccactttttcccaacaccggtgaaCTTGCTCTCACACAATGCAAatgaattcaaatataatatgaaGCTTACCGGAAAATTCTCTgtctacaactttgccgaagactgTCGTTCGGCGATGTAAGTAGCGACAAAATAGTTATAACGCCCCCAACAGAGCattctttttttcatgaaaagaaactGGCAACACTGCGAATTTTCCGTCCaagtttcagaaatattattttaacaagaaaGCTATTGCTTTAagatcattgaaattttctgatgaaatgatccTCATTTGATTCTCTATCAGTTGCGAAAAAAAGTAAGGGTTACCAAAAATTGAGAGCTATCAGATGCCatggttttgcaaaaattaaacttaaattggGTGGAGCTTTCACCTTATATCCACATATCTCAATTTCTCGTGTTCGCGGATAGCATAAGTTAAATATGTTTATTACATCGAGATTACATCGTGAACTGCCTATCTTTTCAAGCCCTCCGGTTCACCATGAGAAACATTTTCCtcgttctgaatctgaatagaCTGGATTTGCCTCTAACCATAACGAGATGTTTGGACTTAGTTTATCAATCTTGAGTCAAGATTCTTGACCTAATCCTAGTCTTGATTTGTTATTCTAACCACCACATTTGTGGTTTAACAATTGACCTTACTTACATTACAAACAATATAGCCTGAATTTTATAACCCAGAACAGCAGCAGTAAAAAAACCACGTAAACTCGTTTGGGAAACCCCGAACACACCgccaaaaggaaacaaaaaaacacctcTTCGAGCCAAGAAAAATCCAGTTTTGAATAGGGTTGCGTTGTCCAGTTGGTTTCACACTTAATTGTTTTTCATGACATAATACGTACAACATACGGACggtggtttatttttattgattcttaTATGACTTTGAATTGCCCCATTTAGGTCGGGGGAATTACAAGTAAACAATCTTACGTCCTGTTTATCCTTTCAGCAGATATGTGTAAATTACCTACGATGTGGGATAACCCTAGGGGATGCAAATCTTGAATCCGATCTGCCACTTGGcaagtaaaaattgaagaaaaaagaatcaCGAAAATCCAAACAACTCTACAAACGAACGAGCTGAGAGGTGCGTAAAACATGATTAATGGGGGGAACACCAAGATGAAAGATGTCCGATAAGCGATGCTGAAAGACAAGTTCTAAACGACCCGGGGCTATGGATTAACTGCTGCCCAGTTGACGATCTCGTTTGGAGCCATTAAAAAAGAAAGCATCGAATTTCTATCGCTCGGATGGATTAATAACGTCTTGTTTAGCTGTTGAAGTGATCTGGTGGGTCGATTAGATGGAGGAGCACCGTAGCATGAACACATCATGAGGAAGTTACAGTGAACCCAAAAAAAAGGTTTCCGGCGCTAGAAGGTCTGCCCGACCTGAAACCGGTTCTAGACCTGATTGTTTCCCCAATTTCTTCTAGCGGAAGTCAACAGAAATTTGACattcgaatttaaaattctgattcaTTTTCAAGATCGTTTTACTGTCGTTAAGGTAATTGGATCTGCCATTGGGAAACCTGTTGATGCTCACGTTTTCTTACAAATAACAGATATAAGATTCTAGATTAAtgctttgaaatgaaaatttgcctGTAAGGTTTCTATTTTAGTAAAAGTACCGTAAAATTGGGTAAATCGGAACAGTTTACAGActatttttgtagtatttctGTTAAACTTATGTTCATGGTAAGGAAGAGATTAGCAGAGCAACTTTTCTTcaagttttgcattttgaaactttttatcgCCATTTCGGTAACGATCCTCTAATTTTGCCAACTTTGTGTACCCCAGCTTTCACAATCAAAATAACGATGATTTATAATGAATTTTAGTCCTCGCTAGCTACAAAGCATCGAAAACGGTAAAAATGTGCGTTACACTTCTTTATTCCTGAGTTGAATATTCAGagaaagtttgaatttaaatatgagttaaaaattttattatcaacAAGTTGAGTGTTGACCAATTGTATTTTGCTACAACGTTCAATGCttaattttgtaacattttacttttttaaccTAATTTCAACATCATTCAGATGCCACCTCCCTCAAATAAGAGCTGCAACTTGAGTTACAATACAAAGatgttaaaattaagttttttgaaacgattttttttatggacctAAAATTTGTTTACAATCTTTGTTGAGTATAAGAAAATTAAACTCTTCTTTAGTTATGGCATTGTGCCAAACTACCAAAAAAAACGTAGCTAATTCCTACCAAATATGTAAAACATCgtacactcagccgaaaaggaaacgttaaattcacctggattttcacgtaggtgCTCATTTTTTATCGATTCACGTGAAGCATctaaaaattaatagaaaatcaCTTAatctttacgtgaaattcacttGGTTGTATGCGGTCAAAATACagactattaaacttcattttacttgtattttatttacagtccaccTGCACCTttgccttaaccccggccataagattcttcacaacctgtgaatcaaccgttttttgcatgtaaactcatactttcttcagtttctcGACTGTcgtcactaccttaggtcgtttaaggaTAATCGCCCAGTGCTTCTCGATGGGGTGgtgctccggagtgttgggagggttgaacattttcggcacgaaattgaccttattgtccgcataccacttcagcacgtccttgaagtatggcatgaggccaaatccgcccagaagattgttgggtcGTTGTGGGCCTtaaggagaggaagcagccgcttctggaggcactctttcatgtactgtacacctgtccgttcatcgtgtcctgggtcacggaaggtgcactccgctttccgcacgtgcagatggcttgcaaaaccatgaatttattcgcaaattaaACAGATGGcaggggatctgtttgaagtcggccttcacatatgtttcgtcgtccatgatgaaGCATTTTGTTAGTTAACTAACACGATAGCAAAAAGCTAGTTCTGCTTGATTTTAgcgaaaactgattttgacaGCCGCTGTTCTTTTTGGAAAGCAGCCGTCTTTGCTTTGCAACCCTTTTTGCTAATCGAAAGTAACAAAGTATTTTTTCTAAGTGGAGTCTCGAAAGCTTTGTGtgcaggactttaaaacttgcaggatgtaaacaatgaaCTTTGAACTACatccacccaaatttttatgaaattctaccccaacggttaaaaagttagagcaatttcatagtgtggcaatttcatcgtgcaCACCCTTAGACGGGTTTGGTGATTTCTTTGTGATATTCACGTAACTCTGAATGGATCATTCACGTAGCATCTAACTAAGTGAAAGAATATCCAATTGTTCGGGCTTAAGATAGCGACATTCTGCGTCGAtggaaaagctgatttttcgTGAGTAGTAAGAACTCGGCTATGTCgttgttgtttacattttttgctatttaattgaatgattaatggcatttcggtgaactatacattctaatagggaAAATATCAAATGatagtaatgaaaattatagacggatagattagattaggaagcatgaaaggtgttgaaaatgagcctaGAGcctgatttgagaaaacttcttgccgcactaGACCATTTGTCCCGCACCGTatcattgtctagaagaagctaagtcgataggctgactttgcattgatctttACAATGATActtggatggatcgaagcacgtgtttttcgtaccccgtaGTACGTGCCCAGAACATCTGAACGGGGAATATAACATGTTTTGggaaaattgtttataaaaaaggtACAGTTgcaagaaaattattgaaatgtgaaaatttttatatggattcaaactttttagaaaaCTTGAGTAAGGCCGGGTAAATGAGCTAGTACACATTATTAAGTGATtgtataaaacttgaaaaacagcatttaactaccaaagtggaggcaataacTGTATCTTTTAGCTAAAGCGATAAGAACTATCGGATAGGACCAGGGGGTGGTAACCTGGTTATATTCTTCCCTTTTTTCTATGCATCGGGAGAGACGTTCAAAATGATTTCCTCTCAAAGCGGTACTGagttgaaaatgtcaaaatttcaaccaaggAAGAACCAGAATGATATCAACCATACTTCTCTAGCCTTTGACATTTAGTTCGGGTCCTTATCAGtcaaatgtcaggtttgtttgAGACTCAAAAAAGTTGGGCCCTAAACATTGATGGTTGTAAAATTCAAAGACAAATGATAGGGATGCTATCCCCCTGgattggacgatattcgacacTTTTTTCGTATAGATGCCCCCTCCCTTCTCTAATCTATCCGCTGGAAGGAGAGGGATCTTAAATAaatcttttaaacattttgttgaatttgctTGACTAAAACTGACGATAATCAATCATCTTTTAATCAAGAAAAAGGGTTAAGTTATTTCTGTTTTGCTCAGTgcagttattaaattttaaagcaaTATCTGATCACATTTTCGAAGTTTTTTAACAAGGAATCATggtattggttttttttttaatttattttaacacTATTGACTAGATAACTCAACCACTGAATGTCTGCGATCCCGCGTTGGCCGCGGAGCCGGAAAATCCACCGATCCCTGGCCAACCGAAGCCGCCGGCACCCTGGCTGAAGCTCTGGGCTCCGGCAGTCGATCCACTGATGCCACCGTGTCCGTGTCCACCGAAACCACCTCCCTGGGTGAACGATTGAGATCCGGCCGAGGCAGCCGATCCGGACAGTCCACCGCCGCCATGATGGCCATGACCGCCGCCTTGCGTGAACGACTGTGACTGAGCGTTAGCGGCCGATCCCGAAAAGAATCCACCACCGTGACCACCGCCATGACCGCCATGACCATGTCCTCCCAGATGACCGGATCCTTGACCGAACGATTGCGACTGGGCGTTCGCTGCCGATCCCGATCCTCCGAAATTGAACTGAGGCGCGCTGTTAACGGCGGCAATCAAACTCACAAGGAGGGCACCGGCCACAaaagatttcatttttgaaagttttggtttttttctaatACTTGTTTCGACTTTGAAGCACCGAACTGTTTGTCCTGCTCGCGTTTCTGGATTGTGTTTGTTGTTTACTCCCGGTCGCGATCTATCTTTTATACTCCCAGTTTGAAATTAATCAGCGCTGCTTCCTGCTTATCGGATTGGCCCTAGTTCGGGAGCAGCGCACAAGACTCGGAGCCTTGAGTTTGGCTCGTCTGGCTTTTGTCCCGTATAAAAACAGCTGATCCATTTACGACTAGCTTCATATCTGTATCAACGCACCGGCACCGTCTTCGTTGGGCGTCGAAGATCAGGTTTCTGGTCGATTGTGCGTATTTTCCCGGACTGCATTCAGTTATGCTGAAGCTGGGAATTCCCCGTCTTTATTGCTATACATTGTGGATACTTTTAATTATGTTGAAATCGTgtgtcaaaacaaagctttcAGATCAGAATTGGTAAAactagaaattgttttttttttttgttattttttttcatttttgtcattttagttattttattgtcattttatttatcaaaatttttagtggCATGAGGTAAGTCCCATTGAGCTAACAAATTTCGCACAGGTAAATTATTTGGACCACTTTTAAATGTAAATGgtagatttttgtaaatctatgattttttattttccatacatccattgccaccctgtACCTAGTACTTATGTCAAAACTtttctacacacaaaaaaaagcatagtaaaactactaaatccgtggtttaaattaACAAgaggcaaccatatttttgagtcaaatatgttttgttgtttataataccttacgcatagctattttaccatttgctcaatttggctgcgcatagtaaattcgattgcgtttttagtaaaattgtcaatgaaatgatgcattgttttacttcgtgcctagtaaaattgatatgtttcatgatgaaactagaatgtgttatgataaagattaggaggatcgaggagcttgatttaaatagtaaaattactatgtatgtttgtttgtttattgccATGCATGCATTATTACatgattaaaaacattaaaatttacaCTTCCGGCACACGTCcgtcaatgttagtgtgttctcccgatgatctggaaagattttcaaagttatgaaacttgaaagcagctcaaaatttgtttgtttactcacgggtttgatgattaatgatccttaataaaaataaacaacaagaatgtttgtaatagaaattatgatgaaattatcatgaccataatattttcgacaacaaacattgagagttatcgaaaatagGGTAg
This sequence is a window from Uranotaenia lowii strain MFRU-FL chromosome 3, ASM2978415v1, whole genome shotgun sequence. Protein-coding genes within it:
- the LOC129758295 gene encoding holotricin-3-like, giving the protein MKSFVAGALLVSLIAAVNSAPQFNFGGSGSAANAQSQSFGQGSGHLGGHGHGGHGGGHGGGFFSGSAANAQSQSFTQGGGHGHHGGGGLSGSAASAGSQSFTQGGGFGGHGHGGISGSTAGAQSFSQGAGGFGWPGIGGFSGSAANAGSQTFSG
- the LOC129757348 gene encoding uncharacterized protein LOC129757348, which translates into the protein MKSFVCVAALASVLALANCAPYVLVLEEAPLIRVVRNVGAIGGSGSAANAGAQSFNAGGGFPGFGGGLSGSAANAGSQSFTQGGFGGFGGLSGSAANAGTQSFTQGGHGGGLSGSAANAGSQSFTQGGGFPGFGGGLSGSSASAGAQSFTQGGGFGGFGGQSGSAATAGTQSFTAGGHGGGLSGSAANAGAQSFTQGAGGHPIGVH